The Bacteroidota bacterium genome window below encodes:
- the deoC gene encoding deoxyribose-phosphate aldolase: protein MELNKYIEQTLLKPDATKEQIKALCIEALEYNFVGVCIAPYFVKYANNILENSAVKIVTVVGFPMGYQSITSKVEETKKALEDGANEIDMVINISALKSKEYNHVKDGIEGIATLCRLRSKPIKVIIETCLLTEDEIIKACEICADIEVDYVKTSTGVNCEGATIENVKLMRKILPKKIKIKAAGGIRDYKFAKELIKAGADRLGTSSGVKIVSE, encoded by the coding sequence ATGGAACTTAATAAATATATTGAACAAACATTATTAAAACCTGATGCAACAAAAGAACAAATAAAAGCTCTTTGTATCGAAGCTCTTGAATACAACTTTGTGGGAGTATGTATTGCCCCTTATTTTGTAAAATATGCTAATAATATTTTAGAAAATTCAGCAGTAAAAATAGTAACGGTAGTAGGTTTTCCTATGGGTTATCAGTCAATTACTTCAAAGGTTGAAGAAACAAAAAAAGCTCTTGAAGACGGTGCTAATGAAATTGATATGGTAATTAATATTTCAGCACTCAAATCAAAGGAATATAATCATGTTAAAGATGGTATTGAAGGAATTGCAACATTGTGCCGTTTAAGAAGTAAGCCTATAAAAGTAATAATTGAAACTTGTTTGCTTACAGAAGATGAGATTATAAAAGCTTGTGAAATTTGTGCAGACATTGAGGTGGATTATGTAAAAACATCTACAGGAGTAAATTGTGAAGGAGCAACTATTGAAAATGTAAAATTAATGAGAAAAATTCTTCCTAAAAAAATTAAAATTAAAGCTGCAGGAGGTATTCGTGATTATAAATTTGCAAAAGAACTTATTAAAGCCGGTGCTGATAGATTAGGAACATCTTCTGGAGTTAAAATTGTATCAGAATAA
- a CDS encoding SPOR domain-containing protein yields the protein MKKLILAFVIPFFYFALVAQNQNNQADSLKNKINIIRDIKVDTLVNRVIDLNKEDPKINGYRIQIFSGSSRRKANEVKAKFITTYPQVKVTLLYQRPYFKIRVGNYRNRVEAQQMYFKLIEDENFNTVILVPDKIDLPRLEKL from the coding sequence ATGAAAAAATTGATACTTGCTTTTGTTATTCCTTTTTTTTACTTTGCCTTAGTTGCACAAAATCAGAACAATCAAGCGGATAGTTTAAAAAATAAAATAAATATTATCAGAGATATTAAAGTTGATACTTTGGTAAATAGAGTAATTGATTTAAATAAAGAAGATCCTAAAATTAATGGTTATAGAATTCAAATATTTTCAGGTTCAAGCCGAAGAAAGGCTAATGAAGTTAAAGCAAAATTTATTACAACTTATCCTCAGGTAAAAGTTACTTTGCTTTATCAACGACCATATTTTAAAATCAGAGTTGGAAATTACAGAAACAGAGTTGAGGCACAGCAAATGTATTTTAAACTTATTGAAGATGAAAATTTTAATACTGTGATTCTTGTCCCTGATAAAATTGATTTGCCAAGACTAGAGAAATTGTAA
- a CDS encoding M20 family metallopeptidase, with amino-acid sequence MIEKIRSLSEKYFKNAVETRRHLHSHPELSFQEKETSDYIFKELNSIGINVKRIANTGIIAEINGKEKGKVIALRADIDALPINEDNDVSYKSVQENVMHACGHDVHTASLLTVAKILNQLKEEFTGTIKLIFQPAEEKIPGGAQQIIEEGGLKNPDVDIIFGQHVDPDLETGTVGFKANEYMASSDEFYISVFGKGGHAAMPWKLIDPVVISAQLITSLQTIISRNTNVNSPSVLSFGKITSLNGAVNIIPNEVKIEGIFRTFNEEWRKEAHKLIISLCENIVKGMGAKAKIKIIQGYPVLINDEEQTKKSVIYAQEYLGKKNVIMLERRMTAEDFAYYSLKKTAVYYRLGTANKSKGIDSPLHSSTFNVDEDSLKTSIGLMTYLALKSL; translated from the coding sequence ATGATTGAAAAAATTAGATCCCTTTCGGAAAAATATTTTAAAAATGCCGTTGAAACAAGAAGGCATTTACATTCTCATCCCGAACTATCTTTTCAGGAAAAAGAAACATCAGATTATATTTTTAAGGAATTAAATTCAATTGGAATAAATGTAAAGAGAATTGCGAATACCGGAATAATTGCAGAAATTAATGGAAAGGAAAAAGGGAAAGTAATTGCATTACGTGCTGATATTGATGCTTTACCAATAAATGAAGATAATGATGTTAGTTACAAATCTGTTCAAGAAAATGTAATGCATGCTTGCGGACATGATGTTCATACCGCTTCTTTACTTACAGTTGCGAAAATTTTAAATCAATTAAAAGAAGAGTTTACAGGAACAATAAAATTAATATTTCAACCTGCGGAAGAAAAAATCCCGGGAGGTGCACAGCAAATTATTGAAGAAGGTGGATTAAAAAATCCTGATGTTGACATTATTTTTGGGCAACATGTTGACCCCGATCTTGAAACAGGGACTGTTGGTTTTAAAGCAAATGAATACATGGCTTCTTCCGATGAATTTTATATCTCGGTTTTTGGTAAAGGCGGTCATGCTGCAATGCCATGGAAACTAATTGATCCTGTTGTTATTTCTGCTCAACTCATCACTTCATTACAAACAATAATTAGCAGAAATACTAATGTTAATTCACCTTCTGTTTTATCTTTTGGAAAAATCACTTCTTTAAACGGTGCTGTAAATATTATTCCGAATGAAGTAAAAATTGAAGGAATATTTAGAACTTTTAATGAAGAATGGCGTAAGGAAGCACATAAATTAATTATTTCCCTTTGCGAAAATATTGTTAAGGGAATGGGAGCTAAGGCAAAGATTAAAATTATTCAAGGTTATCCTGTTCTTATTAATGATGAAGAACAAACAAAGAAATCTGTTATTTACGCTCAAGAGTACTTAGGCAAAAAGAATGTTATTATGCTTGAAAGAAGAATGACTGCCGAAGATTTTGCCTATTATTCCTTAAAGAAAACCGCAGTTTATTATCGTCTTGGAACAGCAAATAAATCAAAAGGAATTGATTCCCCACTTCATTCTTCAACATTTAATGTTGATGAAGATTCTTTAAAAACGAGTATTGGATTAATGACATATCTTGCTCTTAAATCATTGTAA